The following coding sequences lie in one Saccharopolyspora hordei genomic window:
- the ehuC gene encoding ectoine/hydroxyectoine ABC transporter permease subunit EhuC, producing MFDNLGHFLRVLLQGVPATVVATLGGIVLCVVLSLVAGLGMLSPRRWVRVIARTYVEVWRGTSEVVQLFWIFFALPLLVGFELLPLWAGILVLGLNHGAYGGEIVRGAVQAVPREQHECAIALSFSRAQRMWRVILPQAVVEMVPPFGNLFIQLLKSSALLSLIFVHDITYQGRDVLEPNFTGQTALIYVLMLVMYLVLAVLITVVVRALERRAAAGVGRRPVEPGKALGRGADGAV from the coding sequence ATGTTCGACAACCTCGGGCACTTCCTCCGGGTGCTGCTGCAGGGCGTGCCGGCGACGGTGGTCGCGACGCTGGGCGGGATCGTGCTGTGCGTCGTGCTGTCGCTGGTCGCCGGGCTGGGGATGCTCTCGCCGCGGCGGTGGGTGCGGGTCATCGCGCGCACCTACGTCGAGGTCTGGCGCGGCACCTCGGAGGTCGTGCAGCTGTTCTGGATCTTCTTCGCACTGCCGCTGCTGGTCGGTTTCGAGCTGCTGCCGCTGTGGGCGGGGATCCTGGTGCTCGGCCTCAACCACGGCGCCTACGGCGGGGAGATCGTGCGGGGTGCCGTGCAGGCGGTGCCGCGGGAGCAGCACGAGTGCGCCATCGCGTTGAGCTTCTCCCGGGCGCAGCGGATGTGGCGGGTCATCTTGCCGCAGGCGGTGGTGGAGATGGTCCCGCCGTTCGGCAACCTGTTCATCCAGCTGCTCAAGAGCAGCGCCCTGCTGTCGCTGATCTTCGTGCACGACATCACCTACCAGGGCCGCGACGTCCTCGAGCCGAACTTCACCGGGCAGACCGCGCTGATCTACGTGCTGATGCTGGTGATGTACCTGGTGCTGGCCGTGCTGATCACGGTGGTGGTGCGGGCGCTGGAGCGGCGGGCGGCCGCCGGGGTGGGGCGCCGGCCCGTCGAGCCGGGGAAGGCGCTCGGCCGAGGTGCGGACGGGGCGGTCTAG
- the ehuD gene encoding ectoine/hydroxyectoine ABC transporter permease subunit EhuD: protein MVWDWEFTGRVVPDVLRGLLVTFEATVLGSVVAFALGLLLALLRRSPIRAVSRATWLFIEFVRSTPLLVQLYFLFNVLPGIGLRFSSLATGVLGLGVHYACYAAEVYRAGIEGVPRGQWDAATALSLPSRRVWTSVVLPQAIPRVLPALGNCTISMFKETPLLLAIGVLDLVGAAQEAGSDAYRYVEPLTLAGICFLLLSYPASVLVRRVERRVGA from the coding sequence GTGGTCTGGGACTGGGAGTTCACCGGCCGGGTCGTCCCGGACGTCCTGCGCGGCCTGCTGGTGACCTTCGAGGCCACCGTGCTCGGGTCGGTCGTCGCGTTCGCGCTCGGCCTGCTGCTGGCCCTGCTGCGGCGCTCGCCGATCCGGGCGGTCAGCCGCGCGACCTGGCTGTTCATCGAGTTCGTGCGCAGCACCCCGCTGCTGGTGCAGCTGTACTTCCTGTTCAACGTGCTGCCGGGCATCGGCCTGCGGTTCTCCTCGCTGGCCACCGGTGTCCTCGGTCTCGGTGTGCACTACGCCTGCTACGCGGCCGAGGTCTACCGCGCGGGGATCGAGGGGGTGCCGCGCGGGCAGTGGGACGCGGCGACGGCGCTGAGCCTGCCGTCCCGGCGGGTGTGGACGAGCGTGGTGCTGCCGCAGGCGATCCCGCGCGTGCTGCCCGCGCTGGGCAACTGCACGATCTCGATGTTCAAGGAGACGCCGCTGCTGCTGGCCATCGGCGTGCTCGACCTGGTGGGCGCGGCGCAGGAGGCGGGGTCCGACGCCTACCGCTACGTCGAGCCGCTGACCTTGGCGGGCATCTGCTTCCTGCTGCTGAGCTACCCGGCGTCGGTGCTGGTGCGGAGGGTGGAACGCCGTGTCGGAGCCTGA
- the ehuA gene encoding ectoine/hydroxyectoine ABC transporter ATP-binding protein EhuA — MIRFDRVVKRFGDTVVLDELDFAVQPGQRVTLIGPSGSGKTTILRLLMTLERVDGGTIHVGGECLTHVRRGGRLVPADEKHLRAVRKRIGMVFQQFNLFPNMRVLRNVTEAPVHVLGLPVEEARQRARELLELVGLADKLDAYPAQLSGGQQQRVAIARALAMRPDVLLLDEITSALDPELAAEVLDVLRDVARSSDITMLCVTHAMKFARDVSDRVLMFDQGRIVEDKPPEELFECPEHERTRRFLRSVLEEA; from the coding sequence ATGATCCGCTTCGACCGCGTGGTCAAGCGGTTCGGGGACACCGTGGTGCTCGACGAGCTCGACTTCGCGGTGCAGCCGGGGCAGCGGGTGACCCTGATCGGGCCGAGCGGGTCGGGCAAGACGACGATCCTGCGGCTGCTGATGACCCTGGAGCGGGTCGACGGCGGCACGATCCACGTCGGCGGCGAGTGCCTGACGCACGTGCGGCGGGGCGGCCGCCTGGTCCCCGCGGACGAGAAGCACCTGCGCGCGGTGCGCAAGCGCATCGGCATGGTGTTCCAGCAGTTCAACCTGTTCCCGAACATGCGGGTGCTGCGCAACGTCACTGAGGCGCCGGTGCACGTGCTGGGCCTGCCGGTGGAGGAGGCGCGGCAGCGGGCGCGGGAGCTGCTGGAGCTGGTGGGCTTGGCGGACAAGCTGGACGCCTACCCGGCGCAGCTGTCCGGTGGGCAGCAGCAGCGGGTGGCGATCGCCCGGGCGCTGGCGATGCGCCCGGACGTGCTGCTGCTGGACGAGATCACCTCGGCGCTGGACCCGGAGCTGGCGGCCGAGGTGCTCGACGTGCTGCGCGACGTGGCGCGCAGCAGCGACATCACGATGCTGTGCGTGACGCACGCGATGAAGTTCGCCCGCGACGTCTCGGACCGGGTGCTCATGTTCGACCAGGGGAGGATCGTGGAGGACAAGCCGCCGGAGGAGCTGTTCGAGTGCCCGGAGCACGAGCGCACCCGCCGGTTCCTGCGGTCGGTGCTGGAGGAGGCCTGA
- a CDS encoding NUDIX domain-containing protein, whose protein sequence is MEQTSSREVYANPWMSVREDGVRRPDGSEGIYGVVDKPSYALVIPLDGDQLHLVEQYRYPLGIRRWEFPQGTAPDRLDVDPLELAARELREETGLRAENLVELGLLDVAPGMSSQRGRVFLATGLTVGQHEREHEEQDMRAAWFSRAEFEKMVSAGEITDAQSIAAYALLLLHERRTAG, encoded by the coding sequence ATGGAGCAGACGAGCAGCCGCGAGGTGTACGCGAACCCGTGGATGTCGGTGCGGGAGGACGGAGTGCGCCGGCCGGACGGGTCCGAGGGGATCTACGGGGTGGTCGACAAGCCCAGCTACGCGCTGGTGATCCCGCTCGACGGGGACCAGCTCCACCTGGTCGAGCAGTACCGCTACCCGCTGGGCATCCGCCGCTGGGAGTTCCCGCAGGGCACCGCGCCAGACCGGCTCGACGTCGACCCCCTCGAGCTCGCCGCCCGCGAACTGCGGGAGGAGACGGGCCTGCGGGCGGAGAACCTCGTCGAACTCGGACTCCTGGACGTCGCACCGGGCATGTCCAGCCAGCGCGGCCGCGTGTTCCTGGCGACCGGCCTGACCGTCGGCCAGCACGAGCGGGAGCACGAGGAGCAGGACATGCGCGCCGCGTGGTTCTCGCGCGCCGAGTTCGAGAAGATGGTCTCCGCCGGGGAGATCACCGACGCCCAGTCCATCGCCGCCTACGCCTTGCTGCTGCTGCACGAGCGGCGGACCGCGGGCTGA
- a CDS encoding amino acid permease: protein MSAARSLLRVKPAEQLTDEGAHTQLRRTLGLVPLVALSVGATLGTGIFVVLAEAAPAAGPAVVVSFVLAGLAALCSALSYAELAGSVPVSGSAYSYTYATLGEIVAWICGWCLLLEYGVSVAAVAVGWGGYLNEFLQGTLGVAIPEALSAPPGEGGLVNVPAALIVLLATFVLLRGVRESARATTVTTLLKIVVLVFFVAVAITGFDSDNMTPFAPAGFAGISVGASAVFFSFIGFDAASTAGEEARNPGRDLPRAIILSLAIVTAVYVLVAFAAVGAVGVDVLSGSDASLAAALRIVTGQGWPSVVLAFGAVVAIASVVLTVLYGQTRILVSMSRDGLVPSVLSKVDERAVPAHNTLVVGAVVAVLAAVVPLNQLAEATSIGTLVAFGLVNIGVVVLRRTRPELPRSFRTPLMPWVPLLGLALCAYLISGLDAVTWLTFAVWTAIGLAVYFGYGRRHSKLNRTPTAG, encoded by the coding sequence GTGTCTGCCGCACGGAGCCTGTTGCGCGTCAAACCCGCTGAGCAACTCACCGACGAGGGGGCGCACACCCAGCTGCGCCGCACCCTCGGCCTGGTCCCCCTGGTGGCGCTCTCGGTCGGAGCCACCCTCGGGACCGGGATCTTCGTGGTGCTGGCCGAGGCCGCCCCGGCCGCCGGTCCCGCGGTGGTCGTCTCGTTCGTGCTGGCCGGACTGGCGGCGCTGTGCTCGGCCCTGTCCTACGCCGAACTCGCCGGCAGCGTCCCGGTGTCCGGCTCGGCCTACTCCTACACCTACGCCACGCTCGGCGAGATCGTCGCCTGGATCTGCGGCTGGTGCCTGCTGCTGGAGTACGGCGTGTCCGTCGCGGCGGTCGCGGTCGGTTGGGGCGGCTACCTCAACGAGTTCCTGCAGGGCACCCTCGGCGTCGCCATCCCGGAAGCGCTGTCCGCGCCGCCCGGTGAGGGCGGGCTGGTCAACGTGCCGGCCGCGCTCATCGTCCTGCTCGCCACGTTCGTGCTGCTGCGGGGCGTGCGGGAGAGCGCGCGGGCCACCACGGTCACCACGCTGCTCAAGATCGTCGTGCTGGTGTTCTTCGTCGCGGTCGCGATCACCGGGTTCGACTCGGACAACATGACGCCGTTCGCACCCGCCGGGTTCGCCGGGATCTCGGTGGGCGCCTCGGCCGTGTTCTTCTCCTTCATCGGCTTCGACGCCGCCTCCACCGCCGGCGAGGAAGCCCGCAACCCGGGACGGGACCTGCCCCGCGCGATCATCCTGTCGCTGGCCATCGTCACCGCGGTCTACGTGCTGGTCGCCTTCGCCGCCGTCGGCGCGGTCGGTGTCGACGTGCTCTCCGGGTCCGACGCCTCGCTGGCCGCCGCGCTGCGCATCGTGACCGGGCAGGGCTGGCCGTCGGTTGTGCTCGCGTTCGGCGCGGTGGTCGCCATCGCCTCCGTGGTCCTGACCGTCCTCTACGGGCAGACCCGGATCCTGGTGTCGATGTCCCGCGACGGCCTGGTACCGAGCGTGCTGTCGAAGGTGGACGAGCGCGCGGTGCCGGCGCACAACACCCTCGTGGTCGGTGCCGTGGTGGCCGTGCTGGCCGCGGTGGTGCCGCTGAACCAGCTCGCCGAGGCGACCAGCATCGGCACCCTGGTGGCGTTCGGCCTGGTCAACATCGGCGTCGTGGTCCTGCGCCGGACCCGCCCGGAGCTGCCCCGCAGCTTCCGGACCCCGCTGATGCCGTGGGTCCCGCTGCTGGGCCTGGCGCTGTGCGCGTACCTGATCTCCGGCCTCGACGCGGTCACCTGGCTGACCTTCGCGGTGTGGACCGCGATCGGCCTGGCGGTGTACTTCGGCTACGGGCGCCGCCACTCCAAGCTGAACCGCACCCCCACCGCCGGGTGA
- the nucS gene encoding endonuclease NucS: protein MRLVIARCQVDYVGRLTAHLPMAQRLLLVKADGSVSVHSDDRAYKPLNWMSPPCWLIEDPGVWTVQNKAGEKLVITIDEILHDSKHELGAEPGLVKDGVEAHLQELLAEHVTTLGEGWTLVRREYPTAIGPVDLMCRDANGASVAVEIKRRGEIDGVEQLTRYLELLNRDPLLAPVTGVFAAQQIKPQARTLAEDRGIRCVILDYDKLRGIEPDEYRLF, encoded by the coding sequence GTGCGACTCGTCATTGCTCGCTGCCAGGTGGACTACGTCGGCCGCCTCACCGCGCACCTGCCCATGGCGCAGCGCCTGCTGCTGGTGAAGGCCGACGGTTCGGTGTCGGTGCACTCGGACGACCGGGCCTACAAGCCGTTGAACTGGATGAGCCCGCCGTGCTGGCTGATCGAGGACCCCGGCGTCTGGACGGTGCAGAACAAGGCCGGCGAGAAGCTCGTGATCACCATCGACGAGATCCTGCACGACTCCAAGCACGAGCTGGGCGCCGAGCCGGGCCTGGTCAAGGACGGCGTCGAGGCGCACCTGCAGGAGCTGCTGGCCGAGCACGTGACCACGCTGGGCGAGGGCTGGACGCTGGTGCGCCGCGAGTACCCGACCGCGATCGGCCCGGTGGACCTGATGTGCCGGGACGCCAACGGCGCCAGCGTGGCGGTGGAGATCAAGCGGCGCGGCGAGATCGACGGCGTCGAGCAGCTGACCCGCTACCTGGAGCTGCTCAACCGCGACCCGCTGCTGGCGCCGGTGACCGGGGTGTTCGCGGCGCAGCAGATCAAGCCGCAGGCGCGCACGTTGGCCGAGGACCGCGGCATCCGCTGCGTGATCCTGGACTACGACAAGCTGCGCGGCATCGAGCCGGACGAGTACCGGCTGTTCTGA
- a CDS encoding SDR family oxidoreductase, with the protein MAASPGTPLDELLAQLPANAGPTTGRPVDPAEVAALVAFLASPHATSTAGADQLVDGGAVQTA; encoded by the coding sequence GTGGCGGCCTCCCCCGGCACCCCGCTGGACGAGCTGCTCGCCCAGCTCCCCGCGAACGCGGGCCCGACCACCGGACGACCGGTCGACCCGGCCGAGGTCGCGGCGCTGGTGGCCTTCCTCGCCTCACCGCACGCGACGAGCACCGCGGGCGCCGACCAGCTCGTCGACGGCGGCGCCGTCCAGACGGCCTGA
- a CDS encoding sodium:solute symporter family protein, whose protein sequence is MLAQGRLLDANAVDYVLLALYFVFVLGIGYLARRAVSTSLDFFLSGRALPAWVTGLAFISANLGAIEIIGMSANGAEYGMPTMHYFWVGAVPAMLFLGVVMMPFYYGSRVRSVPEFMLRRFGRAAHLVNGISFAVAQVLIAGVNLYLLASIVNALLGWPLWVSVLIAAAIVLSYTALGGLSAAIYNEVLQFFVIVAALLPLTIVGLVKVGGVQGLVEKVTAGPGGGEQLSAWPGTELTGFANPFWSVVGLVFGLGFVLSFGYWTTNFVEVQRAMASKSMSAAQRTPIIGAFPKMFIPFIVIIPGMVAAVVIPELGAYKQAGAPEGAPVDYNDAILLLMRDLLPNGILGVALAGLLASFMAGMAANLSSFNTVFTYDIWQSYVVRDRADGYYLRMGRWVTVGATLAAVGTAFIASGYSNLMDYLQQLFSFFNAPLFATFILGMFWKRMTPHAGWSGLVLGTAAAVVVFAMSESGVIDLPGQGASFVGAGVAFVVDIAVSVVVSLATRPKPEAELAGLVYSLTPKAQLQASTSGEDAGWYRRPGLLAGIALVLVVVLNIVFA, encoded by the coding sequence CTGCTGGCCCAGGGGCGCTTGCTGGACGCGAATGCCGTCGATTATGTGTTGTTGGCGTTGTACTTCGTGTTCGTGCTGGGGATCGGGTACTTGGCGCGGCGTGCGGTGTCGACGAGTCTGGATTTCTTCTTGTCGGGTCGTGCGTTGCCGGCGTGGGTGACGGGGTTGGCGTTCATCTCGGCGAACTTGGGTGCGATCGAGATCATCGGCATGTCGGCGAATGGTGCGGAGTACGGGATGCCGACGATGCACTATTTCTGGGTGGGTGCGGTGCCGGCCATGCTGTTCCTGGGCGTGGTGATGATGCCGTTCTACTACGGGTCGCGGGTGCGCAGTGTCCCGGAGTTCATGTTGCGGCGTTTCGGTCGGGCGGCGCATCTGGTCAACGGGATCTCGTTCGCGGTGGCGCAGGTGTTGATCGCGGGGGTGAACCTGTACCTGTTGGCGTCGATCGTGAACGCGTTGCTGGGGTGGCCGTTGTGGGTGTCGGTGTTGATCGCGGCGGCGATCGTGTTGTCCTACACGGCGTTGGGGGGTCTGTCGGCGGCGATCTACAACGAGGTGTTGCAGTTCTTCGTGATCGTGGCGGCGTTGTTGCCGTTGACGATCGTGGGGTTGGTCAAGGTCGGTGGTGTGCAGGGGCTGGTGGAGAAGGTCACGGCCGGTCCGGGTGGGGGTGAGCAGTTGTCGGCGTGGCCGGGTACGGAGTTGACCGGGTTCGCCAACCCGTTCTGGAGCGTGGTGGGGTTGGTGTTCGGTCTGGGGTTCGTGCTGTCGTTCGGGTACTGGACGACGAACTTCGTCGAGGTGCAGCGGGCGATGGCGTCGAAGAGCATGTCGGCGGCGCAGCGCACGCCGATCATCGGGGCGTTCCCGAAGATGTTCATCCCGTTCATCGTGATCATCCCGGGGATGGTCGCGGCGGTGGTGATCCCGGAGCTGGGGGCCTACAAGCAGGCGGGGGCGCCGGAGGGGGCGCCGGTGGACTACAACGACGCGATCCTGTTGTTGATGCGGGACCTGCTGCCCAACGGGATCCTCGGTGTCGCGTTGGCGGGGTTGCTGGCGTCGTTCATGGCGGGGATGGCGGCGAACCTGTCGTCGTTCAACACGGTGTTCACCTATGACATCTGGCAGTCCTACGTGGTGCGGGACCGGGCGGATGGCTACTACCTGCGGATGGGCCGGTGGGTCACGGTGGGGGCCACGCTGGCGGCGGTGGGCACGGCGTTCATCGCTTCGGGGTATTCGAACCTGATGGACTACCTGCAGCAGTTGTTCTCGTTCTTCAACGCGCCGTTGTTCGCCACGTTCATCCTGGGCATGTTCTGGAAGCGGATGACCCCGCACGCCGGCTGGTCGGGTCTGGTGCTGGGCACCGCGGCGGCGGTGGTGGTGTTCGCGATGTCGGAGTCCGGGGTGATCGACCTGCCCGGACAGGGCGCCAGCTTCGTCGGGGCCGGGGTGGCGTTCGTGGTCGACATCGCCGTCAGTGTGGTGGTCAGCCTGGCCACCCGGCCGAAGCCGGAGGCGGAGCTGGCCGGGCTGGTGTACTCGCTGACGCCGAAGGCGCAGCTGCAGGCCTCCACCAGCGGGGAGGACGCCGGCTGGTACCGGCGG